The Fusarium poae strain DAOMC 252244 chromosome 2, whole genome shotgun sequence nucleotide sequence tattcctttttatttaatatataaacttctttaaaatagtctataaagccttaatctttataggcttaattaaggtattatagaatttttaatagtataggctattaaatataaatatataggctataaagCCTATCTATAGgttatattactttagctaAAGTATTCCTAGGATAATAAAGTAGCTAGCTAGCTAGGTTATATAGAAGATTATATTCTTctgcttataattaataatataaagtttaatataaatataataaataactttcttacttttaatagattacttattaaatactttaattttaaaggtTCTCTTTAAGGGTTTAAACTTTAAGTTCTAAAacttaatctagcttttattaataaacttttttctttttactttactattaattataatataaaatagaattaattcttttctagctatattaaggctaataaataatattattaagtttaaatattaattatttttatttttaattaggattttataaataaaggcaataaataatttaatctttaatataataaatataaagaaaaaagcttaatactaATTTAAAATAGgcttactttatttttttaatatccttaagagtatttaaattaataagaactAGTATAActagatataaataaatataaaaataagggcTAGCTAGTATAATTAGGGctataagtaaaagtaacttaataaagcctagttagatatatattaagtttaagataattatagaGATAGTAGTTAGCTAAACTATAATAGAAAtactaattatttttctattattaattaaggtaattatagtaatattaattactaaggtCTATAGGTTTTCTAGCTAGTTAGTAGTTTTTAGGGaggcttttctttttataaggtaataaagacttcttttaaagtatttaaaggtattcctttaataatatatttattttttataatataggctatagctttactataaagtaatattattagttttttaattcttatagaaaggtaattagattataatatttatagctaggcagtaggttatatataagtattctatataattcttaagaaatagcttattttaataaggtaaagaaggccttttttaatatttttccttttaatataaggcattagaatttaataaagaaaatattaaaatccttATAAGTCTAGTAAAAGcagaataatttaatataagtattattaatctaatttaagtctttaaaagtatattctagtaaattaataatatcctagTAGTTAAAGaattagtatttattagctttaatatataataagacttatatataggtatatCCTTTAagatagctaattatataggatatttaagtaaaatatattaggaattaattataattagcttttaattttaaatatatttaagaaataaaatagtataaattactCTATTTACccttaaacttattaaagttaaataattatttaataaaattaattaatttaataaattaagaaaaaagtaaaagaattattcttataagagttactatataaagcttaataagagTATTAATCTTAGGggatttataaatagtaaatatagtaGATTAAGTAGTATTAAgggtataatatttaataaagtaggctttaaagatattattattttttctctttaaggcctttttatattattacttaatatacttaagctaGGCTTAAGTAAagttatacttaatagtaatttattataaagattatttaagtccttaatatttatcttttatattctAGGTCTTATTCTTtagctaaaatatatagttttaagtatttttaatataaatataaatattctagaagtatttaaattaattatctaggtattctagagtataattataaaataatttaatactatttagtaaaaagagtaaaaataagtaaataaatattatatttagtatttaatagttaagagctatatagtattataggCTAAGTCTagtaatataagtaaataaggAATACTTTAGGtataataggttctattactatagataggTATTATAAGTAggttaggctttattaataagatatagcttaaggagctatatttaagatcTAATTAGCAGtctaattaagattatagtaataatactattgctatataatttaatctacttatggctctagggtaagttggtctgactttgagctataatattattaaaatatttaaagataataatataataaattaaatatcttaagtaaaaataataattatattttattattataaaaatatattctttttatagtaattaattaagttattacctttattaagtaaaaatattatccttttagctattatataagcttttttaatagattattaataaatagttttataaatatattaatatagtaaaataaaatatattaagtcttaattaaaataatttaaagtataataaagataaaaagaaaataatatatatataagacctTAATTTATAGAACCTAGGCTTATAAcctattatataatagttacttaagtatattaaggttaaagaaCTAGATATATAAGAGGAACCAGATgtattataaagactattaatagattagATAAATAAGGATCCGAGATCTCAACATGGAGATTATGTCACATACAATGTCACTTTATTAAAGTTGTCTTTGGTGCGAGGTTCATGCTGCGAAATAGGttactatagttaatagcaccaagaaaatataatagaGACAATCCCAACGGCTTAACTGGCTACTACTCATTATTATATCCTGCAATTTTATCTTCATAACACTGTCTTCTCCGTATTAGCAtgaaaataatatatttgtATCAGTTGCCTACTGAAGTTTGTATCTCTTCATCAGCATTAGCGCGCCTGGGAGTGTTGTGTTATGAGTTTACAGTGTCTCGATTTATGTAAAATTCGTTTTAGTATAATAAATGCAGATATCACAGCGGTGCCGAACTCCAGTTTGCAGTGACGAGCATAACATTAACATTAATAAAGTTGAGTACTTGTTCTGTCGCAATAAATATTGAAGTAAGGGCACCAGCAACGTCTCAAGAAACCATTTCCAATCTCTCAGGTTTTGGTGTGTGAATTACCACAACACCGTCGTGACTTTCTGTGCTATTCCACTCCGTTGTTGGAGATCCTCTTCCAGATCCTCCCGAGACCCGATACCAGTTTGTCTCAGGGTCTCCGAGACACTCTCCGACTGTGACCGCTATAGAAAAGTTAGCCACGTGTTTCAACTTTTATTTGTCGTATTACCTCTTTTTCCGCTTCGTCGTGTTGCCTGGATGATGAGGGGGAGTATGTTCTCCACGGTGTTCTGATGGACATCATGCATGAGAACAATGGAGCCGCCATGGCTTAGGCCAGCGTTGTACGAGTCTAGAGAAGGTTCGGCACCGCCAAAAGACGAATAACGCCAATCGTTGGTGTCTATATCAGCAATCACTACTTTATACCCCAGCCGACCAAGTACTTGAAGTGTTCGGTCGCTGAAGCTAAAGTATGGGGGGCGCATGTACACAGGGTCCTTACCTATCATTTGATTGAATTCGTTACTCAATAATGCCATCTGCTGTTCGACATCATAGTCATTTAGGCCTGCGAGATCAGGGTGGCCGTAGCTGAGCGTACGTGTTAGAGCCGTGACATTGCATGTTTTGTTTGCTGTGCTGGTGCTTATACTTACGTGTGCGAAGCAACCTGGTGCCCTTCATTGATCATCCTGTCAACGGTGGATTGGTAATCCTGAATATTACCCAGGTTGTACCCATTGAGGAAGAACGTAGCCTGGAATCCAACTGAAGCAAGCTGATCGAGTACAGACTCTGTGTACACGAAAGGACCATCATCGAAAGTAAGCGCGACTGTTCCTGGCGTGGTGCAGCTGTAGATAGCAACGCCAGCCGACAAGGCCCTCTTCTTCGGATACGTTGGAACTGTCAGAGTTGTAGCCAGTTGGCCCATGGAAGCGAGAATGACTAAACCACGCATTGTGTAATTCAAATCAATAGAGAATAGAGTCTCGGTcagtaaaaaaagaagagaacaaGTGACAGAGATGGTTGTTGCAGATGAGGAAGAATTTGTCCTTTATTTGTTTATTATACCCATTTATATCCATCCTCAAACTCGGACTTGGTACAATAACAAAAATATCTTCGTCATCGTATATGCAAGGAGAAATGGTGAGAAGCCATTATTGATAAGGTTCTTGGGTTTCCAGAGCGACAGGAGCATTACGGAGGTTTTTTGCAGATGATGGCTGTTGTGGCTTGATGAAAATACCCAATAATCTTCCGGAATTATTATCGTGGTCTGTCAATAGTTCGCCGATGTCTGAGTCGAAACCGGGCGATAACAAGTCGATCATTGTCTCAACGCGTCCTTTCTGCGCCTTGGCAAAAAGCCGCCTTGCATTCAATCAGGTCGACGCTTGATCTGCAAGATTAACATGTCGCTCGTATTTTCAACCTTGAGCAAATAGAATATTCGCGCGTCAAGACGCGTCGAGTAAGCCAATTCGGGCCGATCCGGATTCTCTATGAGACATGCAAAGACCAGAATAACATCATGGCCCTGTTCTTAATATTTGAGTGTTTTTTTTATAACTGACCCTACCCTCCATACGTTATCTAGTAATTTCTTCAATGAGCCATGACCTGGAAAACCATGTAGGAAATTAATCACAAGCATGCTAGACTTGGTACTATAATTGATCTCTTAATATTTCCTAGAACTTCTTCGAGGAATAGAAAAGGCTGTTTACTACATGCAACATCATTTTGCTATTAAAGAAACCCGTCAGGCATCCGCGATCAAAAGCAGGGTTTGCCTAACTCAGAGTACCGATCCTCAAACTATTTGGCCACTGTCGCGTGTGTAGATGCGCTAGGCATATAGGTCTCTTTGTTAGATAGCCTCATCAGCCAATCATTAGTTAGGGCCTCATCACTTGCATAAGTACACTCAGACCTAGCCATCTTGTGCATAAATAATGCAAAATCCAACCTAATTGTGTCCATCACTGAAGACAAGACAGCAGACTTATCATAAGTCGGATGAAAAAAAAGGGAGCAAGTCGGCACATTGATAGCTTGAATTACCTTGTATTGGTCTAGACTACTGTCAAACTGCG carries:
- a CDS encoding hypothetical protein (SECRETED:SignalP(1-16)~CAZy:CE4), whose protein sequence is MRGLVILASMGQLATTLTVPTYPKKRALSAGVAIYSCTTPGTVALTFDDGPFVYTESVLDQLASVGFQATFFLNGYNLGNIQDYQSTVDRMINEGHQVASHTYGHPDLAGLNDYDVEQQMALLSNEFNQMIGKDPVYMRPPYFSFSDRTLQVLGRLGYKVVIADIDTNDWRYSSFGGAEPSLDSYNAGLSHGGSIVLMHDVHQNTVENILPLIIQATRRSGKRAVTVGECLGDPETNWYRVSGGSGRGSPTTEWNSTESHDGVVVIHTPKPERLEMVS